The sequence tttgaatttagtTTAGGTCTCTgaataaacttaaattagtAATTTTGTGGTCTAAATTTGAATGCAGTTTACAATGCGcattttgtatattttgtgttttatGTGGAATATTAGTTTATAAACGCATTTAAGCGCCATGCTGGATAAGCATTTTCAATTAATAAGCtgaaaataatttaaagtcatttttgaaatgaaatcaacaaattaataaaaacacgTTTGTATTGTAATGTTTAATGATATAAGAAAGTGTTTAATGAAAATTCAGTATAAATTGGAAAAAACTTAACATTACACAATGAAATACAAATGTTAAAGactcaaaaatatataaaaactttaaatcAACTAAGATAAAAATAATGGAAAACACAACTTATTAAatcattataaaatataactgctttaaaactttttcactttttataTAACCTAAAAGATGTTGTCACTTATTTAGTGGTTTTTGACCTTCCCATTAATGGAACTTTCGCTTTTTACCGCCGCGTTTCTTTCCTTTGCCTTTTCCCTTGGCCAGTTTGCGCTTTTTGCTTCCATCGCCGCGCAGGGCTGATTCCCGACTAATCTCCCCGAGGATTTCATCGCCAAGTGTGCCTGTGAGGGGCATAGATAAATGGTTTAGCAAATTCCTTGAAAATAACTGGAGGATGGAAAAAACCTACCCAACGTGGTCAGTTTACGCTGACGATGCTTCTCCGCCTTGGTCACCGGCAGACGCATCAAGTAGGTCTCCTCGTACTCCTGTTTCTCCTTCTGTGCATTTGACAGCAGCTGCTGAGCCCTCGATCCCGACGATATCTCAGTTGGGGCATCCAAGTATTCCTCCTTCAGGTCCTGCAACATGGAAGACCTGCGAAAAAGATACATCCTCGGTTGATAAATGAAAACTAATGAGGAGCAGTTGTCAAAACCCACGTAATGGCCCGTTTCTTGGCCCGGTCCAGGGCCTTCTTCTCCTTGTCGGCATCGCGTTCATCGCCATCGTAGTAAACTGGTTTTATGCGCGGCGGAACATACACTCCGGATTTCCCGGCTGTGGCCGCCTTGCGTGGCATTTTCGCTGCTCCGGCCTCATCCTCATCGTCctcctcatcatcatcatcatcgtcatcatccCCATCGCTGCCATCTTCCGCATCATCATCCCCATTGCGACCTGCTCCGGCTGCACTGCTCATCATATCATCTGGATTGGGCTTATAAAGTATGGGATCTGTACTGCTAGACACGCCTGTGGTGGCTGTCTTCACCAGCTTGTCGATCTGGTAGCGCAGCTTGTGATCTATAGGTCGAATCTTCTCCAGCACTGTGCGAATCTCAATCAGACGCTCGATGGAGGGATCACCCTCAATGGTCTCGCCGGAGCATTTGCGCAGTACCACGTAGGTTAGATTGATCAAGTAGTCGAGCAACATGTGGTACTTGACCTCCAGGAAGCTCAGACCGTACTCCGTGGTCAGTTCACCTCGCTTGACCCGCTGCAGCATACCCTCCACCAGATCCGTCACCTGTTTCACATTGCTGTTCATCTCGCCAAGCAGCTGGATGGCCTGCGGGATGTCCTGGCCCTGCACATCACAGTCGTAGTCGAGAGCCTTAAAGAAAAAGTTCAAAGAAAAGATTAgaatatttacaaaaattagGGATTTAAAAATACAGTCTATAGCTAATATTTCACCCAACTATACTTATGGATAAGCTAATCGCCAGACCATTTAAACAGCTTACCATGCCAATTTCCTGATATGTTCTAAAACCCTAGTCGGCTCATTCGGTCCATTCAACATGCATTTGCTGTGGACCAGGTCTAAAGCCCGGAGAATTTCATTATATGTGAAGCACCCTGGCAAATCTACCTCCATACTGCCCAGTCAAGTGTCGCGTAACtcatttgcatattttattgGTTGCCATTTAATTATTTGCATTTTACAACATTTTTGGCTGCACACACACCGCCCACACACTCACCCACCTCAGGGCCATCTGCTTTCTGACCGACCCGGCTTATGTTgcatttattttcaattaatattaataaagcTGGCGGTTGGCGGTGGAGGAGCTATAAGGTGGAATGGCGTAGGCTGGGTTTGGTAAAACGGGAATTGTCTATTTTAGAGattaatttcaaaatacctttttttccccttatatatttgtttttgtcaTTTGTGGTCTGCGAATTTCGCCTGCAGTTTTACAAAGCAATTTACCAAATTGTTATTTTGACAGCAAAATTTCTGGTTGAGTGCAGAATAACCCGTAGGTTTTATTGCGCATTATGAACgaatttacatatttttattggcaaattattttaattgcattttgaGGCTAAGCATGTATAATATGTACATAAATTAAAGCAAGTGTGGTGAAATTTGGCTCATGGGTGGTTTAATATTGGAtagttaaaaatttataaagcGAAAAGGATTAATCAATATTCGACTAATTAAGATTTTTAGATGAATGCTTTCCGGTCTCTTTAGTTACTTTGAAATCTAAATATCTTTAGGTGTTTCACCAGacgtttttaaaaataatttcaaatttttaaagtGCGTTTTTAGATGGTTCCTAAATCTTTATTGGAGTAGCTTTTTTAAATTACTCTTTTTTACACCAATACAACTACTCGTACAAAAAGATTATTTATTCTAAAAAGAGTTAAATAAATATGCTTCTATCGACGGAATTTAAATAATCGTATGGTGAAAATATTCGATGCGGAATTTGAATATTCATGACAAGTTGACATCTGCAATAGGAACAGTACAAAAGTATCTACGCCTGTGGCACAAACATGACTGGCATGACCAATAGTCACTTTCCTGCTCTTGCGCAACCCAACTAACTGCCAGACAAACAAAGCGTTAAATAAAACGCGGGCATATTTAAGCAGAAACAGCCAATTGCAGATACGATGCGTTCTAACTGCCCACTATCCCAAAAACCCCAACACCATTCCCAACTCCAGATAGCCGAAATGAGATGAGATGGGTATAACGAGGCTTCCATTATAAACTGACACCCCAAAATGGCAGCCATAACAACGTGTGTATTGGACCTGCCAATGGCAAATACTACAAATTGCAAACTATGGTTAGTTCCACCATACTGCCCTTTCTATAGGGCGGGGGGTCATTCTCCTCTATCACAAAGTGCagaaatgatttaaaattcGACGAACCTTTTGTGTCATTTCCAAATGCACCACCAGCCAACACAATGCAATTTTCGAAATTATTGTAGTTGTAGCATTGCTGTCACTGTTAAGCATTAATCGTTATTACGCAATGGGCATTATGTACATCATGGCCATCAAAAAATGGGGGTCCGTGGgcaaaaacacaaaacatAATTCGCCCATAAGTAGGCAATGCAAATGCAATCGAATCCATTCGAGGGATACGAGGAGAGGCTGCGCTTTGTATATACAATATCTGCATGTACTGCATATATGCCCACTCATTCTACAAAACTCGAATAAACAAACCATTTTTCCTGGCCATTTTTCCGTCGCATGAATTAAATATAAACAGCAATTTCTGTTTGTTTTTCAGCCAGGTTATGGAAAACCCTGCACATCCGCGACCCTTCTTTTTATGCATCCCTTTCTGCCGCAATCCGCTGAATTTAATGACAACATTTGATGGCGTCTACCCCCGTGTTTCCCCATCcctcaaaacaaaaaaccccTTTCTACTGGTCCTGAGTGCAATTGCCTGAAATTATATTCGGTGCGTTATACATatccaatttatttttatattatttcatGCATTAATGtcataaataaatttcagttcGAGTTCGTATGTGGTTTTAGCTTCGTCTGCGATAATTGCCTGAATCATTTGCATATTGGGTGTACAGTTTTTGACAGACGATAAAAGCAGTTGTGTGGTAATTGCCAAAAATAACGGATGGGGAATGGTGTTTTAATTAAGGGGTTTGAAATTTCCATGTTTTTATACCCCTTTGTGTTTTCAaaacttaaaataattttaagttCAAAGTAGTTATCATTATTAcctatttataatatttatagttGGTAAATAAGTTTTTAAATCTATATATGCTCATAACTAGACCTTAATCCCCCTT is a genomic window of Drosophila suzukii chromosome 2L, CBGP_Dsuzu_IsoJpt1.0, whole genome shotgun sequence containing:
- the LOC108020370 gene encoding neuroguidin isoform X2 produces the protein MVQALDYDCDVQGQDIPQAIQLLGEMNSNVKQVTDLVEGMLQRVKRGELTTEYGLSFLEVKYHMLLDYLINLTYVVLRKCSGETIEGDPSIERLIEIRTVLEKIRPIDHKLRYQIDKLVKTATTGVSSSTDPILYKPNPDDMMSSAAGAGRNGDDDAEDGSDGDDDDDDDDEEDDEDEAGAAKMPRKAATAGKSGVYVPPRIKPVYYDGDERDADKEKKALDRAKKRAITSSMLQDLKEEYLDAPTEISSGSRAQQLLSNAQKEKQEYEETYLMRLPVTKAEKHRQRKLTTLGTLGDEILGEISRESALRGDGSKKRKLAKGKGKGKKRGGKKRKFH
- the LOC108020370 gene encoding neuroguidin isoform X1, which translates into the protein MVQVCERHFYNDYYSAALDYDCDVQGQDIPQAIQLLGEMNSNVKQVTDLVEGMLQRVKRGELTTEYGLSFLEVKYHMLLDYLINLTYVVLRKCSGETIEGDPSIERLIEIRTVLEKIRPIDHKLRYQIDKLVKTATTGVSSSTDPILYKPNPDDMMSSAAGAGRNGDDDAEDGSDGDDDDDDDDEEDDEDEAGAAKMPRKAATAGKSGVYVPPRIKPVYYDGDERDADKEKKALDRAKKRAITSSMLQDLKEEYLDAPTEISSGSRAQQLLSNAQKEKQEYEETYLMRLPVTKAEKHRQRKLTTLGTLGDEILGEISRESALRGDGSKKRKLAKGKGKGKKRGGKKRKFH